A single Prochlorococcus marinus XMU1410 DNA region contains:
- a CDS encoding OsmC family protein: MTKVKCSYLGNLNCEAIHLQSGSLIRTDAPLDHCGKGESFSPTDLLATSLGTCLLTIMAIKAKSKGFDLIGIYLNIEKVMTQNSERKIKELIIDIFIPESTSNETIDFLKKASKECPVTRNLSQEIDIKICWHHE; this comes from the coding sequence ATGACTAAAGTTAAATGTTCTTATTTAGGAAATTTAAACTGTGAGGCTATTCATCTACAATCTGGAAGTCTTATTAGAACTGATGCACCTTTAGATCACTGCGGTAAAGGTGAAAGTTTTTCCCCAACTGATTTATTAGCAACATCTCTAGGTACTTGCCTGCTAACCATCATGGCAATCAAAGCCAAATCGAAAGGATTTGATTTGATAGGTATATATTTAAATATTGAAAAAGTAATGACACAAAATAGCGAGAGGAAGATAAAAGAACTAATAATAGATATTTTCATCCCAGAGAGCACTTCTAATGAAACTATTGATTTTTTGAAAAAAGCTTCCAAAGAATGTCCAGTTACAAGAAATTTATCTCAAGAAATAGATATTAAAATTTGTTGGCATCATGAATAA
- a CDS encoding DUF1499 domain-containing protein, giving the protein MQILFLTILICSSFLFPSSSFASHIELKPCVEIAHCVREEWEVNNIEKPFEEIKTFIENTPRTEIVEIDGDYLHAEATSKWMKYVDDLEVSFLTESNILSIRSESRVGDSDLGVNQKRVDLLKSKMF; this is encoded by the coding sequence ATGCAAATACTTTTTTTAACAATTTTAATTTGTTCAAGTTTTTTATTCCCTTCATCATCATTTGCCTCACATATAGAACTAAAACCTTGTGTAGAGATTGCTCATTGTGTACGAGAAGAATGGGAAGTTAATAATATTGAGAAACCTTTTGAAGAGATTAAAACATTTATCGAAAACACTCCAAGAACTGAGATTGTAGAAATTGATGGCGATTATCTTCATGCTGAGGCAACCAGTAAATGGATGAAGTATGTAGACGACTTAGAAGTATCCTTTCTGACTGAATCGAACATCTTATCAATAAGATCAGAATCAAGAGTTGGAGATAGTGATTTGGGAGTGAATCAAAAAAGAGTTGATTTACTAAAATCTAAAATGTTTTAA